From the Natronogracilivirga saccharolytica genome, one window contains:
- a CDS encoding family 10 glycosylhydrolase yields the protein MFSSTVTAQNAIQNESPEPPKEEFRSYWLATAAAMDWPPRTTDPDEQKDALRDIIHNTKEMGLNAIVFQVVPRGDAFYESERLPWSSWLTGPEHQGTPGEDPGWDPLAFAIEESHKLGLELHAWYNVYMVNRAEYDRSPDSDPPHVYYSNPEWIEKVPTYDQTWSWINPAFPDAREWIVGNVVEIVENYDVDGIHFDFIRYGQNYDRDDSLMQEHNPSGKDNISDWRRENINIFARDVYAAVKDVKPWVKVGSTPVGHYRQSGGWAAGYGYSQYYQDSRRWVEEEVHDYVAPQLYWDIGAPGDGGEHAPRFEWLVDDWSNDMRGRHYYIGTGPYRAEIKPELQAQIDTVRNSPAPGHMHFSYKDISDNPFGDRYRSKAIVPPMPWMSMRTPGRVNNLSYDTEGNSVTLSWEEPDPGRGEDHPFFRYVVYRAKAGEVISDQAIIDDAARIVEITGEREFTDEPEVGASDEDYVYYVTAISRNNVEGDFEKADITLVSAEDDGMVAHQLELDQNYPNPFNPTTEIRFEVPSNDHVRLTVYDPLGRQITTLVNEELPSGSHEVTFDGTGLSSGMYIYRLESGSLQMTRKMMLVK from the coding sequence TACTGGCTGGCAACTGCTGCAGCCATGGACTGGCCGCCAAGAACCACCGATCCGGACGAGCAGAAAGATGCGTTGCGTGACATCATCCACAACACCAAGGAAATGGGTCTTAATGCGATCGTCTTTCAGGTGGTGCCCAGAGGCGATGCTTTTTACGAAAGCGAGCGACTTCCCTGGTCCAGCTGGCTGACCGGTCCGGAGCACCAGGGCACTCCCGGGGAAGACCCCGGATGGGATCCGCTTGCGTTTGCAATTGAAGAGTCTCACAAATTGGGGCTGGAACTCCATGCCTGGTACAATGTCTACATGGTTAACCGGGCAGAATACGATCGCAGCCCGGACAGCGATCCCCCGCACGTATACTATTCCAATCCGGAATGGATTGAGAAGGTGCCAACATATGATCAAACCTGGAGCTGGATCAACCCGGCCTTTCCCGATGCAAGAGAATGGATCGTCGGTAACGTAGTCGAAATTGTCGAAAACTATGATGTGGACGGCATTCATTTCGATTTTATACGCTATGGGCAAAACTACGACCGGGATGACAGTCTGATGCAGGAACACAATCCGTCCGGCAAAGACAATATCAGTGATTGGCGGCGTGAGAATATCAACATCTTCGCCCGTGATGTATATGCTGCAGTAAAAGATGTCAAACCCTGGGTAAAAGTAGGCTCCACCCCAGTAGGCCACTATCGTCAATCAGGCGGTTGGGCGGCCGGCTACGGCTATTCCCAGTACTATCAGGATAGCCGAAGATGGGTTGAAGAAGAGGTGCATGATTATGTTGCACCTCAGCTTTACTGGGACATCGGAGCGCCGGGAGACGGTGGAGAACATGCCCCTCGTTTTGAGTGGCTTGTCGATGACTGGAGCAATGACATGAGGGGAAGGCATTATTATATCGGTACCGGACCTTACCGGGCCGAAATCAAACCAGAATTACAGGCTCAAATTGACACCGTCCGCAACTCACCGGCCCCCGGACACATGCATTTCAGTTATAAGGACATTTCTGACAATCCGTTTGGTGATCGTTACCGGTCAAAGGCGATAGTACCGCCCATGCCATGGATGTCCATGCGCACTCCCGGAAGAGTCAACAACCTTTCGTATGATACAGAAGGCAACAGCGTGACGCTTTCCTGGGAGGAACCCGATCCCGGTAGAGGAGAAGACCATCCGTTTTTCCGGTATGTCGTTTACCGGGCCAAGGCCGGCGAGGTTATTTCCGATCAGGCAATCATTGATGACGCTGCCCGAATCGTAGAAATCACAGGTGAACGCGAATTTACGGATGAACCTGAAGTCGGGGCATCTGATGAAGACTATGTCTACTACGTTACCGCCATCAGTCGTAATAATGTGGAGGGTGATTTCGAAAAGGCTGACATCACTCTGGTTTCGGCAGAAGATGACGGAATGGTAGCTCACCAGTTAGAGTTGGACCAAAACTATCCGAATCCGTTCAACCCTACCACAGAGATCCGGTTTGAAGTTCCGTCGAACGATCATGTCCGTCTGACAGTATACGATCCGCTTGGCCGGCAGATCACCACACTGGTCAACGAAGAGCTGCCTTCCGGTTCACACGAGGTAACCTTTGACGGTACCGGGCTGTCGTCCGGCATGTATATCTACCGTCTTGAATCGGGGTCTCTGCAAATGACCCGCAAAATGATGCTTGTCAAATAG
- a CDS encoding family 10 glycosylhydrolase yields MKSLRPAISFSLTGALIALLSFSAAYANPGETEHPKYEFRSSWVTTAWGLDWPSGNDPSSQQQQMINILDQLQDQNMNAIVFQASARGDAYYQSERLPWAYNLTGTPGEDPGWDPLQFVIDEARKRGMEVHAWFNAFTTAYASGNDATESADIPNVRFTNPEWMEHEGWMNPGFPEAREWHVENVLEMVENYDIDAVHFDRIRYPGGAYNRDDSLMSVHNPEDISGIDNWRRYNVTEFVRKVHEGIQDLGVPVKVGVTPIGHYDAGSTDSWGAQLGYNSVYQDSRYWAEQGYIDYIAPQVYWDIGGPDVGEDDPDYTHIVNDWVQNKRNDRHIYVGLAPYKSNIRSELGAQIDTSRTAGADGQLYFRNDNIATSGFSGRYDSKALVPPMPWRNMTEPNRVRDLAYDNAGSEITLSWDKPEPPRGEEDPLYRYLVYRVDRVNVLDDSGVIEDAGNIVAITGEPTFTDQINPDEDGDEFTYYVTTASRNNVEGDFVKVEVTPVSSEDERLVAEEVSLDQNYPNPFNPTTSISFSLPQQSHVTIEIFDVTGRLVETVVDEQKSAGSHSITWDASGNASGVYLYRLRAGNTTESRSMILMK; encoded by the coding sequence ATGAAATCACTGCGTCCAGCCATCTCTTTTTCACTGACTGGTGCACTCATTGCACTGCTTTCTTTCTCTGCCGCCTATGCCAACCCCGGTGAGACGGAACACCCCAAATACGAATTCCGGAGTTCCTGGGTAACCACTGCGTGGGGACTCGACTGGCCGTCAGGCAACGATCCGTCATCCCAGCAGCAGCAAATGATCAATATTCTGGATCAGCTGCAGGATCAGAACATGAATGCCATTGTTTTCCAGGCTTCGGCGCGCGGTGACGCCTACTATCAGAGCGAACGCCTTCCGTGGGCCTACAACCTGACCGGCACTCCCGGAGAAGACCCCGGATGGGATCCGTTGCAGTTTGTCATTGACGAGGCGCGCAAGCGGGGTATGGAAGTGCATGCCTGGTTCAACGCATTTACAACCGCCTACGCGTCGGGAAACGACGCTACGGAAAGTGCGGATATTCCCAATGTACGCTTTACCAATCCGGAATGGATGGAGCACGAAGGCTGGATGAATCCCGGTTTCCCGGAAGCCCGCGAATGGCACGTGGAAAATGTGCTGGAAATGGTTGAAAACTATGATATCGATGCAGTGCATTTCGATCGAATCCGGTACCCGGGAGGGGCTTATAATCGTGATGATTCCCTGATGTCAGTCCACAACCCCGAAGATATTTCAGGAATTGACAACTGGCGGCGATACAATGTCACCGAGTTTGTAAGAAAGGTCCATGAGGGTATTCAGGACCTGGGTGTGCCCGTGAAGGTTGGGGTCACACCAATTGGTCACTATGATGCCGGCAGCACGGACAGCTGGGGGGCACAGCTTGGGTACAACTCCGTATATCAGGACAGCCGCTACTGGGCCGAGCAGGGATATATTGACTACATCGCTCCTCAGGTATATTGGGATATCGGAGGGCCCGATGTAGGTGAAGATGATCCGGATTATACCCACATCGTCAATGACTGGGTGCAAAACAAGCGAAACGACCGGCATATTTACGTTGGTCTGGCACCATATAAAAGTAATATAAGATCTGAGCTGGGCGCTCAGATAGATACAAGCCGCACAGCCGGAGCTGACGGCCAGCTCTATTTCCGCAATGACAACATCGCAACTTCCGGATTCAGCGGCCGCTATGACAGCAAGGCGCTGGTGCCTCCCATGCCATGGAGGAACATGACCGAACCCAATCGCGTGCGTGATCTGGCCTACGATAATGCAGGCAGTGAAATCACACTCTCATGGGACAAGCCGGAGCCTCCCCGCGGGGAAGAGGACCCGCTCTACCGCTATCTTGTTTATCGTGTGGACAGGGTGAACGTTCTTGACGACAGCGGGGTGATTGAGGACGCCGGAAATATTGTCGCAATCACCGGAGAACCGACATTCACTGATCAGATCAATCCGGACGAAGACGGCGACGAGTTTACCTATTATGTGACGACAGCAAGCCGGAACAATGTTGAAGGCGATTTTGTGAAGGTGGAAGTCACCCCTGTTTCTTCCGAAGATGAGAGGCTGGTTGCAGAAGAGGTTTCTCTGGATCAGAACTATCCGAATCCGTTCAACCCGACGACCAGCATTTCCTTCTCACTGCCTCAGCAATCGCACGTCACCATTGAAATTTTTGATGTGACGGGACGTTTGGTAGAGACAGTGGTTGACGAGCAAAAATCCGCAGGTTCACATTCCATCACCTGGGATGCAAGCGGAAACGCCTCCGGTGTCTATCTCTACAGACTTCGGGCCGGAAATACCACGGAATCCAGATCCATGATATTGATGAAATAG
- a CDS encoding family 10 glycosylhydrolase, whose product MTRLPIFFIAALLLVSAGAKSAEAGAHEAPKHEFRGVWVATVYSGLDWGGSGWPPPEERMENILNRAERLGLNAIVLQVIGRGDAMYQSERLPWAYNLTGEPGEDPGWDPLQKWIDAAHERGMELHAWVNIFNVAYGNDNDSQKEDLPHVRHSNPEWIEDDVWLNPGIPEAREWMVGNIVELVENYDIDAIHYDYIRYNQGGYTSDSETMSEHNPDDISGLDNWRRHNINEFAKEVHDEVSRIKPWMKIGAAPVGHYDRGSADGWGALWGYSSVYQDSRHWAEEGHIDYIAPQIYWTIGDAPRFEFIVSDWVQNRKNDRHLYIGTNPASSDVRREIHRQIDTTRTRGAEGQMFFRYQSISADWDIFTSGGYDRYGTEAIVPPMPWHDMDAPNRARNFVVNPGHYSAELEWDEPDPAGKDHARFRYAVYRTETNDRRTVEDILADPSLIRIVTGKTSFTDELSEEDAGKEYRYFVTALSRNNVESAPGEDQLVITSSDEEPLVSREFELKQNYPNPFNPTTTISFRMPEHTHARLVVYDLLGREVAVLVDESLQAGTHNVQFDAGNLASGVYIYRLTAGSYTETRKMIFNK is encoded by the coding sequence ATGACAAGGTTACCGATCTTTTTTATTGCTGCCCTTCTGCTTGTATCGGCCGGGGCTAAGTCTGCAGAGGCAGGCGCACATGAAGCACCAAAACATGAATTCCGCGGAGTATGGGTGGCAACGGTTTACAGCGGCCTGGACTGGGGAGGGTCGGGCTGGCCTCCGCCCGAAGAGCGGATGGAAAACATTCTGAATCGCGCCGAGCGACTGGGCCTCAACGCGATAGTCCTGCAGGTAATCGGCCGGGGCGATGCCATGTACCAGAGTGAACGGCTCCCCTGGGCATACAACCTGACCGGTGAACCGGGAGAAGACCCGGGATGGGACCCGCTTCAGAAATGGATCGATGCCGCCCATGAACGGGGTATGGAACTGCATGCCTGGGTCAATATTTTCAATGTGGCTTACGGAAATGATAATGACAGCCAGAAAGAAGATCTGCCGCATGTCCGACACAGCAATCCCGAATGGATTGAGGATGATGTCTGGCTGAACCCCGGTATTCCCGAGGCGCGTGAATGGATGGTCGGAAATATCGTGGAACTTGTCGAGAATTATGACATCGATGCGATACATTATGACTACATCCGCTACAATCAGGGGGGATACACCAGCGATTCCGAAACCATGTCCGAGCACAACCCCGACGATATTTCCGGGCTGGATAACTGGCGGCGTCATAACATCAATGAATTCGCAAAGGAAGTTCATGATGAGGTTAGCCGGATCAAACCCTGGATGAAAATTGGTGCGGCACCTGTGGGTCATTATGACCGTGGCAGTGCTGACGGATGGGGTGCTCTGTGGGGTTACAGCAGTGTCTATCAGGACAGTCGCCACTGGGCTGAAGAAGGACATATCGATTATATCGCACCGCAAATTTACTGGACCATAGGTGATGCGCCACGGTTTGAATTTATTGTCAGCGACTGGGTTCAGAATCGCAAAAACGACCGGCATCTGTATATCGGTACCAATCCGGCAAGCAGTGATGTCCGGCGCGAGATACACCGCCAAATCGATACCACCCGTACCCGTGGCGCCGAAGGGCAGATGTTTTTCCGGTATCAGAGTATTTCTGCAGACTGGGATATATTCACAAGCGGCGGTTATGACCGGTATGGAACAGAGGCCATTGTTCCGCCGATGCCCTGGCATGACATGGACGCCCCGAATCGGGCAAGAAATTTTGTTGTAAATCCCGGACACTACAGTGCCGAACTGGAGTGGGATGAACCGGACCCCGCCGGAAAAGATCATGCACGATTCCGTTACGCCGTATACCGAACCGAAACGAATGATCGACGTACTGTGGAGGATATTCTTGCCGATCCGTCGCTCATCCGGATCGTAACCGGAAAAACATCATTTACCGATGAATTGTCTGAAGAAGATGCAGGCAAAGAATATCGTTATTTCGTTACAGCGCTAAGCCGGAATAACGTTGAGAGTGCTCCGGGGGAAGATCAGCTGGTGATTACATCATCTGATGAAGAGCCGCTTGTCAGCAGGGAGTTTGAACTGAAGCAAAATTATCCCAACCCGTTTAATCCGACAACCACGATTTCTTTCCGGATGCCTGAGCATACGCATGCCCGTCTTGTCGTGTATGACCTGCTCGGCAGGGAAGTGGCTGTGCTGGTAGACGAGTCCCTTCAGGCCGGAACGCACAATGTACAGTTTGATGCCGGCAATCTGGCATCGGGTGTCTACATTTACCGGCTTACTGCAGGGAGCTACACGGAGACCAGGAAAATGATTTTCAATAAGTGA
- a CDS encoding DUF4397 domain-containing protein has translation MTRLFLNAIAVVLLVFTLHACDIFEADNEYPDGKASVRVVNIAPEAVSPVSYFQKDEVVFTGLEFGDMTDFADVAVGRNIDGFLDDQGDTLIVRDEMADKENDIRFFDFERSFTVFAMHGPDSTGNVRIRSMEIEDTPNREGYSRVRVLHAVSGLDVVDVYLTEPNEGIDQESLFAFDIGFNNEGGSSDPDDGSAPAEMPLYSNVEPGVYNLKLTLADDTDVIFEEEVEFDESRNYTMVLYPNEDNDDIERVLLVADN, from the coding sequence ATGACACGATTGTTTCTCAATGCCATTGCAGTGGTTCTGCTGGTCTTTACATTGCATGCATGCGATATTTTTGAAGCCGATAACGAATATCCCGACGGCAAAGCTTCCGTAAGGGTTGTCAATATAGCCCCCGAGGCGGTTTCCCCGGTAAGCTATTTCCAGAAAGATGAAGTCGTATTCACCGGGCTTGAGTTTGGTGATATGACCGACTTTGCCGATGTTGCTGTCGGAAGAAATATTGACGGTTTTCTGGATGACCAGGGAGATACCCTGATTGTCAGAGATGAAATGGCGGACAAGGAAAACGACATCCGTTTCTTCGATTTTGAGCGAAGCTTTACGGTATTTGCCATGCACGGTCCTGATTCCACCGGCAATGTGCGCATCCGGAGCATGGAGATTGAGGATACACCCAACAGGGAAGGATATTCAAGAGTCAGGGTACTTCATGCCGTATCCGGTCTGGACGTTGTGGATGTTTATCTTACAGAGCCAAACGAGGGAATTGACCAGGAAAGCCTGTTTGCCTTTGATATAGGTTTTAACAATGAAGGTGGTTCGAGTGATCCGGATGACGGCTCGGCACCTGCCGAAATGCCGCTCTATAGTAATGTTGAACCCGGTGTATACAATTTAAAACTCACACTGGCAGATGACACCGATGTGATTTTTGAAGAAGAGGTTGAGTTCGATGAAAGCCGCAACTACACCATGGTGCTCTATCCAAACGAAGATAATGACGACATTGAGCGTGTCCTGTTAGTGGCTGACAACTGA